The following coding sequences lie in one Pararge aegeria chromosome 25, ilParAegt1.1, whole genome shotgun sequence genomic window:
- the LOC120634719 gene encoding pro-resilin-like gives MMRLLVFTLFVVSTIAEPPVDDRYLPPQTFGGTPSQSYGVPGFGGQRRTGAAFSRPSASYGAPSRSQSLSNQYIPPRSSNQNQAPISLYQAPSAQYQAPSSQYQAPSSQYQAPANQYQAPSSQYGLPSQALGSSGAGSYTSPSQQYGLPGLGRDSQGSIGGNSFSQSRQYLPPGTNGYDDGSNGEPANYNFEYMVLDQYSGNDFGHRESRQGDRAEGVYYVLLPDGRKQTVQYEADQGGYKPRITYEDTGRGANGYDRNSQSYNSNQYENGPY, from the exons ATGATG cGACTTTTGGTGTTTACCTTATTCGTGGTTTCGACCATAGCGGAACCTCCGGTGGATGACAG ATATCTTCCCCCGCAAACCTTTGGTGGTACCCCCTCCCAGTCATACGGTGTCCCTGGATTTGGAGGTCAAAGGCGAACTGGCGCTGCGTTCAg TCGGCCTTCTGCATCCTACGGCGCCCCATCCAGATCTCAATCTCTCTCTAACCAATACATACCTCCCCGATCCTCAAACCAAAACCAAGCACCGATTTCGCTGTACCAGGCACCCTCTGCCCAGTACCAAGCACCGTCTTCCCAATACCAAGCTCCCTCGTCCCAGTACCAAGCACCAGCTAATCAATACCAAGCTCCATCATCTCAGTACGGTTTGCCTAGTCAAGCTCTAGGATCTTCTGGAGCTGGATCGTATACTTCACCGTCGCAGCAGTATGGCCTACCTGGACTAGGAAGAG ATAGTCAAGGTTCTATCGGAGGAAACTCCTTCAGCCAGAGCAGACAATATTTACCACCGGGTACTAATGGTTACGATGATGGCAGTAATGGG GAGCCCGCGAACTACAACTTCGAGTACATGGTCCTCGACCAGTACTCGGGCAATGACTTCGGCCACCGGGAGTCCAGGCAAGGAGACCGTGCCGAGGGAGTCTACTATGTGCTCTTACCTGATGGAAGGAAACAG acGGTTCAATACGAGGCTGATCAAGGAGGATACAAACCTCGTATAACCTACGAAGACACCGGACGGGGCGCCAACGGCTATGACAGAAACAGTCAATCTTATAACAGCAACCAGTACGAAAACGGACCATATTAA
- the LOC120634915 gene encoding uncharacterized protein LOC120634915 — MKMSLGMTKRWYRSRRNQIIIVGLLIFSILYYISLNSTYREPNLDVTRRASVIEYIEKRLELALKQDKGSGCEIPKLDPFSKEVVQFDKEMPTVVCPGKDWVRCYHSLCRVVPEILNNTKDIVCSYSDILYKNDSKYTIGPPVDIYGAGAYKLYNSDHVKVKCSGKHIDSVLPSKWIGHTLGFRASVHPTAVKPAEPINVLIIGFDSTSKNGFIRRMPKSYKVLTEKLGATVLNGYNIVGDGTPAALFPILTGQTELELPDVRKRMTNNGTLNSTVFIFDKLKEYGYRTAYFEDMPWIGTFQYRFNGFSRQPADHYLRAFYLEESANGKKWHNKKTRYCVGDRPQYKLMLNITDQFLNLDGNRFCFTFIADITHDDFNMISTADDDFAQFLLDFRRQSRHENTLLFVMGDHGPRYANVRDTLQGKLEERLPLMAIRLPNALVRHYPHVLDNLQRNAEVLTTPHDIYATVLDALDLRQFWNEYKVRGADMTRAMTLLEPIPKNRSCSEAGIEPHWCSCLSWENVSDCDPMYSRCANALVDYINSLTQTVRSKCALRTLASVTWVQRQRANSGVLTFIEAKDADGYVGKFGRKVQPLTENYQVKLVVGPGRGFYEASLTYVAKEDRFLIDSRDISRTNAYNNEPHCISSSLPSLNMYCYCND, encoded by the exons ATGTCACTTGGTATGACAAAACGATGGTACCGCTCAAGAAGAAATCAAATTATCATTGTGGGCCTCTTGATATTTTCCATCCTCTACTACATATCCTTGAATAGTACTTATCGGGAGCCGAATTTGGATGTAACGAGAAG agcaAGTGTTATTGA gtatatagaGAAGCGTTTAGAGCTGGCTCTGAAGCAAGACAAGGGGTCAGGATGCGAGATACCAAAACTGGACCCCTTTTCGAAAGAGGTGGTCCAGTTCGACAAGGAAATGCCCACAGTCGTGTGCCCCGGGAAAGACTGGGTTAGGTGTTAT caTTCATTGTGCCGGGTGGTACcagaaattttaaacaataccaAAGATATAGTATGCTCATACAGTGATATATTGTACAAGAACGACTCCAAATATACTATTGGACCGCCCGTCGACATATACGGGGCGGGAGcttataaattgtataatagCGACCACGTCAAAGTTAAATGTTCAGGAAAACATATAGACAG tGTTCTGCCATCAAAATGGATAGGGCATACTCTTGGTTTCCGTGCATCAGTCCATCCAACTGCTGTTAAACCTGCTGAACCCATAAACGTGCTGATAATAGGGTTCGACTCAACGTCGAAGAACGGGTTCATACGACGAATGCCCAAGAGTTATAAAGTGCTAACGGAAAAGTTGGGTGCTACTGTATTAAACGG CTACAATATAGTAGGGGACGGAACTCCGGCTGCCTTGTTTCCCATACTGACGGGACAGACAGAATTGGAGTTACCAGACGTAAGAAAACGAATGACGAACAATGGGACTTTAAATTCTACAGTGTTTATATTTGACAAATTAAAAGAATACGG CTACCGCACCGCCTATTTTGAAGACATGCCCTGGATAGGCACGTTCCAGTACCGTTTCAACGGCTTCAGTCGCCAGCCGGCGGACCACTACTTGCGGGCGTTCTATCTTGAAGAATCTGCCAACGGCAAGAAATGGCACAACAAGAAAACCAGATACTGCGTGGGCGACAGACCACAGTATAAACTTATGCTGAACATTACCGACCAA TTCCTCAATCTCGACGGCAACAGGTTCTGCTTCACCTTCATAGCAGACATAACGCACGATGACTTCAATATGATATCCACGGCCGACGACGACTTCGCCCAGTTCCTTTTGGACTTCCGCAGGCAATCCCGACACGAGAACACTCTACTGTTCGTGATGGGAGACCACGGGCCAAG ATACGCCAATGTACGGGACACTCTTCAAGGCAAACTAGAAGAGCGTCTGCCCCTAATGGCGATCCGGTTGCCCAACGCGCTGGTCCGTCACTACCCGCACGTGTTGGACAACTTGCAGAGGAACGCAGAAGTGTTGACCACCCCGCACGACATATACGCCACTGTGTTGGACGCGTTGGACCTCAGGCAGTTCTGGAACGAGTACAAAGTTCGGGGTGCTGATATGACCAGAGCGATGACTCTGCTCGAACCG ATACCCAAGAACAGGTCGTGCAGCGAGGCGGGTATTGAGCCCCACTGGTGCTCTTGTTTGTCGTGGGAGAACGTGTCCGACTGCGACCCGATGTACTCGAGGTGCGCCAACGCGCTTGTCGACTACATCAACTCCTTAACTCAAACTGTTAG GTCGAAGTGTGCGTTGCGCACGCTGGCGTCAGTGACGTGGGTTCAACGACAGCGCGCAAACAGCGGCGTGCTGACGTTCATCGAAGCGAAAGACGCGGACGGGTACGTCGGCAAGTTCGGCCGGAAGGTGCAACCGCTCACCGAGAACTACCAAGTCAAA TTGGTCGTGGGCCCCGGGCGGGGGTTTTACGAAGCATCTCTGACGTATGTAGCCAAAGAAGACCGATTCCTAATAGACTCGAGGGATATTTCAAGGACTAACGC ttacAACAACGAGCCGCACTGTATCAGCTCATCGCTGCCATCTTTAAACATGTATTGTTACTGCAACGACTGA